Proteins co-encoded in one Nitrospiraceae bacterium genomic window:
- a CDS encoding TlpA family protein disulfide reductase yields the protein MNKKGIILIAILAAGVSLFLFIAAKNNLYVKQPIAVGLAAPEISLIDAASKKRLAPEDLKGKVLFVSFWASWCQPCKDEMPSLNLLNNEFKNNNDFKMLTILYRDNPKDAFAYLKKYDFNLPVLIDIDNYAAKAYGLTGVPETYIVDKSGVLAQKIIGPYKWDSPDVFAFITKLLD from the coding sequence ATGAATAAAAAAGGAATAATACTAATAGCCATACTTGCAGCTGGAGTGTCTTTGTTTCTTTTTATTGCTGCAAAAAATAATTTATACGTTAAACAACCTATTGCAGTGGGGTTAGCTGCGCCTGAGATATCGCTGATTGACGCAGCGAGTAAAAAAAGACTTGCTCCAGAAGATCTAAAAGGCAAAGTATTATTTGTCAGTTTCTGGGCATCATGGTGCCAGCCCTGCAAGGATGAAATGCCATCACTTAACTTGCTTAATAATGAATTCAAAAACAATAATGACTTCAAGATGCTGACAATACTATACAGGGATAATCCCAAAGATGCGTTTGCTTATCTTAAAAAATATGACTTCAACCTCCCTGTGCTGATTGATATTGATAACTATGCTGCAAAAGCATATGGATTAACAGGAGTGCCAGAGACATATATTGTTGATAAAAGCGGGGTCCTTGCACAAAAAATAATTGGGCCTTACAAATGGGATTCTCCTGATGTATTTGCATTTATAACAAAACTTCTCGATTAA